CGCGCCTCCAAAGCCCTGTAGCCCATGCCGCTCGGGCATTAGCGGGGGTTTTGTCAAATATGTCTTGTAGGGAATGTAACGAACATAGTTCTCGCTAAATGATAATCAATATTATTTGTCGTGGTTTTCAAACTGTTTAACGGGTTAGTGGTTGGGAAGTTGTCTTATATGCGTGTTACTGCAAGTAGCGAGCGTGGTCGTTTTACCTGATTTTCCGGGTCGTGAAACTGCTCTGGATCAATGCGTTTCGCAAAATCTTGTGGGTTGACGCGTTCCCTGTGGGAGCCGGGCTTGCCCGCGATGGCGGTGTGTCAGACGCAGCAGATGTTGACTGACAGGTCGCCATCGCGGGCAAGCCCGGCTCCCACAGGGTTTCTTGGTGGCGGATAAATCGCAGGCAAAAAAAACGCCCCGAACCAGTCGGGGCGTCAGATGAGCGGCTTTGCGGTTAGCTTTTTATTCGGTCCGCAAGGGCCGTTTGCTTAAGCGAAGCAGATCAGTGGAACTGTTCTTCTTCGGTCGAACCAGTCAGCGCGGTCACCGAGGACGTGCCACCTTGAATCACGGTGGTCATGTCGTCGAAGTAGCCGGTGCCCACTTCCTGCTGGTGAGCCACGAAGGTGTAACCCTTGGCAGCGTCAGCGAACTCTTGCTCTTGCAGCTTCACGTAGGCAGTCATGTCGTTGCGGGCGTAGTCGTGCGCCAGGTTGAACATGCTGTGCCACATGTTGTGAATGCCGGCCAGGGTGATGAACTGGTGCTTGTAACCCATGGCGGACAGTTCGCGCTGGAACTTGGCGATGGTCGCGTCGTCCAGGTTTTTCTTCCAGTTGAAGGAAGGCGAGCAGTTGTACGACAGCAGTTGGTCCGGGTATTCCTTTTTGATCGCTTCAGCGAAGCGACGAGCCTCGTCCAGATCCGGCTTGGCGGTTTCGCACCAGATCAGGTCGGCGAACGGTGCGTAGGCCAGGCCGCGAGCGATGGCCTGGTCGAGACCGGCGCGCACTTTGTAGAAGCCTTCCTGGGTACGTTCGCCAGTCACGAATGGCTGGTCGTACGGGTCGCAATCGGAAGTCAGCAAGTCGGCTGCGTTAGCGTCGGTACGGGCCAGGATGATGGTCGGTGTACCGGCAACGTCAGCGGCCAGGCGAGCAGCGGTCAGCTTCTGCACGGCTTCCTGGGTAGGAACCAGTACCTTGCCGCCCATGTGGCCGCATTTTTTCACGGAGGCCAGTTGGTCTTCGAAGTGAACGCCGGCGGCGCCTGCTTCGATCATGCTCTTCATCAGCTCGTAAGCGTTCAGTACGCCACCGAAACCGGCTTCGGCGTCAGCCACGATCGGAGCGAAGTAGTCGATGTAACCTTCGTCGCCCGGGTTCTTGCCGGCTTTCCACTGGATCTGGTCAGCGCGACGGAACGAGTTGTTGATGCGCTTGACCACGGTCGGAACCGAATCCACCGGGTACAGCGACTGATCCGGGTACATCGATTCGGCGGAGTTGTTGTCCGCCGCCACTTGCCAGCCCGACAGGTAGATCGCCTGGATACCGGCCTTGACTTGTTGCACAGCCTGGCCGCCAGTCAGGGCGCCCATGCAGTTGACGAAATCTTTCTCGGGACGGAAGGACGGCTTGGCACCCTGGGTTACCAGGTTCCAAAGCTTGTCGGCGCCCATTTTTGCAAAGGTGTGCTCAGGTTGAACCGAGCCACGCAGGCGGACGACGTCAGCAGCGGAGTAATTGCGTGTCACGCCTTTCCAGCGCGGGTTTTCAGCCCAATCTTTTTCGAGGGCTGCAATTTGCTGTTCGCGTGTCAGTGCCATGGGGATAAACCTCGTCGCGTCTTTAATCGAAAGTGGTTCTGGGTGGACAAATCCTGCGAGCCAAGTACGCAATTCAAAGGGGCGTAAAAGGCTGCTCGCTGACCAGAAGCTTAGGCGGTCAAGTCGGGTTCGGCGGGGATGGCGACGGGATGAACGATGGGCTCGAGGGGAAGTGAGCAGGTAAGGGCGAACTGGCGAGCGCATTCGGGCGTCGTGGGCCTTGGTGCGAACTTCAGTGTGGAGCCGGGTTACCTAAATACGCTTCCGTCCCTCGGGACAACTTCGTTCCAGTCGGCAACCTCGTCAAACACACCTTGTGGGCGGTACAGACACGAATCGGCTCGCGGGGTAGGTGCGAACAGCGACTCGAAAGCCCTTGCCAGGGCCTCTGATTAGCGGGAGCGAGGCCATCATGCCTTTGCTTTTTTGGCTCGTCAAACGTTTTGTAGTGCTTTTTTTCAAGCACTACATCTTTGGTCTAATACGACTAATCAGTCAGTTTTTGGTGCTTTAGTCCAGCGTATCGACTTTCACCCGCAGAATCATGTCATCCCGGCCCTGAGTCGAGTAGCTGCGGGTCAGGCCCTGTTTGTCGGCCTGAGTCTGGCGATTTACGCCGGCCAGGGTGATCCACTCGCCCAGTCGACCACTGACAGTTGTGTCGGTACTTTGCACGTTCACTACATCGGAACGTTCCTGGCTCATCCGGTCACGGTTAGTACTGATTGCCAGATGAACGATGTCGCCAGTGACGCTGGCAGTGACGTAGAAGCCTTGGGTGACATTGCGGTATTCGGTCTGGCTGCGCAGATCGCCATAGCTGTCGGTCTGGGTGCTGGTGAGCGGCACGCTCTGGCCGACCTGGATCAGCGCCGGCGTGCCTTCGCTGGCCTGAACCTGCTGGATACCGCCGTCGCGGCTGTCGGTGCTGCGGTTGATGATGCGAGTCTGGCTCGGCTTGGCACCGTTCACCGAGTAACCCTGATCACCCTGGAAGTTGTTCTCGTTGGTGTCGACGGTGATCAGCAAGCGCTTGGCGGCCACATCGAGTTGGCCGATCAAGGCCTTAAGTTCGTCGATCTTGCGCTGTTCTGCGTTGACGATCAGCTGATTGCCATAGGCGCTGACCTGGCCGTCCTTGCCGATGAAATTCTGCGCCACCGGCAGCAGATCGTCGCTGGTGCGATAGTTCAAGGGCACGATCTCGGTGGCGGCCATGACCGAAAAACTGCAGGTCAGCAGCAGCGTGGTGAGCAGGGTGCGTAGGGACATATCCGTTATCTCCGGCCTTCAAAGTCTTGATATTGCCAGTTTGTCGGCCCGCGGTGGGGCAAGTTGAATCGTAGACAGCAAAACGCCCCGGCATCCGAGGATGGCGGGGCGTGGGAACGATCAGTTACAGAGGGGCTCAGGCGGAGTGACGCACCATGTCCACATGCGGAATCCCGGCCTCCAGGAATTCCTCACTGACCATGCTGAAACCCAAGCGCTCATAGAACGCCGTGGCCTGCACTTGTGCGCTCAGCATCTGCTGCTTCAGTCCGCGTTCCTCGGCTTCACCGATCACCGTTTGCATCAGCGCATCGCCGACTTTCAAGCCGCGCCAGTCCTTCAGCACCGACACCCGGCCGATGTGACCATCTGGCAGCAGGCGGGCGGTGCCGATCGGGAAGTCGCCTTCAAAGGCCAGAAAGTGGACTGCCGTTGCGTCATCAGCATCCCATTCCAGCTCAGGCGGAACGGATTGCTCGGCGATGAACACCGTCTCACGAATGCGCCGGATCTCGGCGTTATCCTTTTGCCAGTCTGCGACACGAACGTGAATTTTATTCATCGGCAAATCCCAGGCTTCCTTGCTTGATCAGCTCGCACAGCAGGCCGCGACCGTCTTCATCGCTCAGCCATTGGCCAAGGTTGTCGACATGCAGTGCGTCGGCGGCGCAGATCATTTTCAGCAGCTCGCGCAGTTTGCCCGGCAGGTAACGGCTCTGGCCGCTGGCGAACAGCAGAAGATCGTCATCGACTTCAGACCAGGCCATGCGCGCGCTCGGGTTACGGATCAGGATCGCGCCTTGCTCGAGGCTGGCGAGCAGGTCGTCTTCTTCGATTTCTTCCGGGCCCACCACCAGTTCCGGGTAGCGCGGCTCGGTCATGAACTGGCCGAACCAGGTCAGCAGCAGGCGCTCGTCGCTCATGTGCTCGGCCAGCAGGCTTTTCAGGCGATCGAGGGCGTCGTGCTGGATCTGATGAGGATCGACCGCCGGCAGGGCGTCGGCGTCGGTGTAACGCTCTTCGTCCGACAGGAACTGGCTGAGGAAATCGGTGAAGTGGGTCAGCACTTCAGCGGCGCTCGGTGCGCGGAAACCGACCGAGTAAGTCATGCAGTCGTCAACGGCCACGCCGCAGTGAGCCAGGCGCGGCGGCAGGTAGAGCATGTCGCCCGGTTCCAGAACCCACTCATCGGTGGCTTCGAAATCAGCGAGGATGCGCAGGTCCGCGTGTTGCAGCAGAGGGCTCTCTGAATCGCACATCTGGCCGATTTTCCAGTTGCGCTTGCCGTGGCCCTGCAGCAGGAACACGTCGTAGTTATCGAAGTGCGGACCGACGCTGCCACCCGGGGCGGCAAAGCTGATCATCACGTCGTCGATGCGCCAGCTCGGCAGGAAACGGAAGTTTTCCAGCAGCTCGGCGACTTCCGGGACGAATTGGTCGACGGCTTGCACCAGCAGGGTCCATTCGCGTTCCGGCAACTTGCTGAATTCGTCTTCGGCGAACGGGCCGCGGCGCAATTCCCATGGACGCTCGCCGTGCTCGATCAGCAGGCGCGATTCGACTTCTTCTTCCAGCGCCAGGCCGGCCAGTTCATCGGCGTCGATCGGGCTTTCGAAATCAGGAATCGCCTGACGGATCAGCAGGGGTTTTTTCTGCCAGTAGTCACGCAGGAATTCGCGCGCCGTGATGCCGCCCAGAAGTTGAAGAGGAGTGTCAGGATTCATGTGTAACCTATTGAAAAAAAGCACTTTTCAGACGGGAATAAAAACGCCCGGCGCTGCCGGGCGTCTCAAACGGGTAAAGCGGTCGATCAGATGCGTTTGGCTTGCGCTACAGCGTTACCGATGTAGTTTGCCGGGGTGAGCAGTTTCAGCTCAGCCTTGGCGGCGGCTGGCATGTCCAGGCCGTCAATGAAAGTTTGCAGTGCTTCAGGGCTGATGCCTTTGCCACGGGTCAACTCTTTCAGTTTTTCGTACGGGTTTTCGATGTTGTAGCGACGCATTACCGTCTGGATCGGCTCGGCCAGCACTTCCCAGCACGCGTCCAGGTCAGCGGCAATCTTCTGCTGGTTGAGCTCCAGTTTGCTGATGCCTTTGAGGCTGGCTTCGTACGCGATCACGCTGTGGGCGAAGCCAACACCGAGGTTGCGCAGTACGGTGGAGTCGGTCAGGTCACGCTGCCAGCGGGAGATCGGCAGCTTGCTCGCCAAGTGCTGGAACAGTGCGTTGGCGATACCCAGGTTGCCTTCGGAGTTTTCGAAGTCGATCGGGTTGACCTTGTGCGGCATGGTCGACGAGCCGATTTCGCCAGCGATGGTGCGCTGTTTGAAATAACCCAGGGAGATGTAGCCCCAGATGTCGCGGTCGAAGTCGATCAGGATGGTGTTGAAGCGCGCGATCGCGTCGAACAGCTCGGCGATGTAGTCGTGCGGTTCGATCTGCGTGGTGTACGGGTTGAAGCCCAGGCCCAGCTCGTCTTCGATGAAGGCGCGGGCGTTGGCTTCCCAGTCGATCTCAGGGTAGGCCGACAGGTGAGCGTTGTAGTTGCCGACAGCGCCGTTGATCTTGCCCAGCAGCGGAACGGCGGCGACTTGAGCGATTTGACGCTCCAGACGGTAGACCACGTTCGCCAGCTCCTTGCCCAGGGTGGTCGGCGAGGCCGGTTGACCGTGGGTACGCGACAGCATCGGCACGTCAGCGAAACGGATGGCCAGCTCGCGGATGGCGTCGCAGGTCTGGCGCATCAGCGGCAGCATCACATCATCACGGCCTTCGCGCAGCATCAGGGCGTGGGACAGGTTGTTGATGTCCTCGCTGGTGCAGGCAAAGTGGATGAATTCGCTGACGGCAGCCAGTTCTGGCAGCTTGGCCGCTTGCTCTTTGAGCAGGTATTCGATGGCTTTGACGTCGTGGTTGGTGGTGCGCTCGATCTCTTTGACACGCTCGGCGTGCTCCAGAGAGAAGTTTTCCGCCAGGGTGTTCAATACAGCGTTGGCTTCGGCGGAGAACGCCGGCACTTCGCTGATGGCAGGGTGAGCGGCCAGGCGCTGGAGCCAGCGCACTTCAACCAGGACGCGAGCACGGATCAGACCGTATTCGCTGAAAATCGGGCGCAGGGCCTGGGTTTTGCCGGCGTAGCGGCCGTCAACAGGGGAAACCGCAGTGAGCGAAGAGAGCTGCATGGGGTGTTCTCGGACAGTCGGGCAACGAAATGGGGCGCGTATCATACATGAAAAAATCCGCCGGTCCGTTGCCAACTGACCGGCGTATTACGCGTTACTGACTACAAAGCGGTATTGCGGGCGCGGTTCAGCTGCTGCGCATCAGCGGGTAAAGCTCTTTAAGCAGCTTGCGCCGGCTGATCACCAACTGCCAGCGATGACCGCCCAACTGACGCCACAGGCGTGCCGAACGGATCCCGGCCAGCAACAGCGCGCGAATCTTTGAGGCATTGCTCGGTTGCTGCAGGTTGCGCATGTCACCATGCACCTGAATCCGTTGGCGCAGGGTGCTCAGGGTGTCCTGATACAGCGCACCGCAGGCGGCGATTACGTTTTCATGAGCCGGCCCGAAGTGTTCGACCTGGGACTGGATCTGTGGCAAACGCTTGCCGATCACTTCCAGCATGTCTTCGCGCTTGGCCAATTGACGCTCCAGCCCCAGCATTGACAGGGCATAGCGCAGCGGTTCGCGCTGAAGGGTGCTGGGGTCGCGCTCCAGGGCGCCGATCAATGCGCGGTAGCCTTCACGCAGATTGATGTCGTCACCGCCATAGACTTCCAGCGTGTCCTTGGGGTCGCGAA
The Pseudomonas lini DNA segment above includes these coding regions:
- the aceA gene encoding isocitrate lyase, with the translated sequence MALTREQQIAALEKDWAENPRWKGVTRNYSAADVVRLRGSVQPEHTFAKMGADKLWNLVTQGAKPSFRPEKDFVNCMGALTGGQAVQQVKAGIQAIYLSGWQVAADNNSAESMYPDQSLYPVDSVPTVVKRINNSFRRADQIQWKAGKNPGDEGYIDYFAPIVADAEAGFGGVLNAYELMKSMIEAGAAGVHFEDQLASVKKCGHMGGKVLVPTQEAVQKLTAARLAADVAGTPTIILARTDANAADLLTSDCDPYDQPFVTGERTQEGFYKVRAGLDQAIARGLAYAPFADLIWCETAKPDLDEARRFAEAIKKEYPDQLLSYNCSPSFNWKKNLDDATIAKFQRELSAMGYKHQFITLAGIHNMWHSMFNLAHDYARNDMTAYVKLQEQEFADAAKGYTFVAHQQEVGTGYFDDMTTVIQGGTSSVTALTGSTEEEQFH
- a CDS encoding secretin N-terminal domain-containing protein; this translates as MSLRTLLTTLLLTCSFSVMAATEIVPLNYRTSDDLLPVAQNFIGKDGQVSAYGNQLIVNAEQRKIDELKALIGQLDVAAKRLLITVDTNENNFQGDQGYSVNGAKPSQTRIINRSTDSRDGGIQQVQASEGTPALIQVGQSVPLTSTQTDSYGDLRSQTEYRNVTQGFYVTASVTGDIVHLAISTNRDRMSQERSDVVNVQSTDTTVSGRLGEWITLAGVNRQTQADKQGLTRSYSTQGRDDMILRVKVDTLD
- a CDS encoding GNAT family N-acetyltransferase, which gives rise to MNKIHVRVADWQKDNAEIRRIRETVFIAEQSVPPELEWDADDATAVHFLAFEGDFPIGTARLLPDGHIGRVSVLKDWRGLKVGDALMQTVIGEAEERGLKQQMLSAQVQATAFYERLGFSMVSEEFLEAGIPHVDMVRHSA
- a CDS encoding JmjC domain-containing protein is translated as MNPDTPLQLLGGITAREFLRDYWQKKPLLIRQAIPDFESPIDADELAGLALEEEVESRLLIEHGERPWELRRGPFAEDEFSKLPEREWTLLVQAVDQFVPEVAELLENFRFLPSWRIDDVMISFAAPGGSVGPHFDNYDVFLLQGHGKRNWKIGQMCDSESPLLQHADLRILADFEATDEWVLEPGDMLYLPPRLAHCGVAVDDCMTYSVGFRAPSAAEVLTHFTDFLSQFLSDEERYTDADALPAVDPHQIQHDALDRLKSLLAEHMSDERLLLTWFGQFMTEPRYPELVVGPEEIEEDDLLASLEQGAILIRNPSARMAWSEVDDDLLLFASGQSRYLPGKLRELLKMICAADALHVDNLGQWLSDEDGRGLLCELIKQGSLGFADE
- the purB gene encoding adenylosuccinate lyase, whose translation is MQLSSLTAVSPVDGRYAGKTQALRPIFSEYGLIRARVLVEVRWLQRLAAHPAISEVPAFSAEANAVLNTLAENFSLEHAERVKEIERTTNHDVKAIEYLLKEQAAKLPELAAVSEFIHFACTSEDINNLSHALMLREGRDDVMLPLMRQTCDAIRELAIRFADVPMLSRTHGQPASPTTLGKELANVVYRLERQIAQVAAVPLLGKINGAVGNYNAHLSAYPEIDWEANARAFIEDELGLGFNPYTTQIEPHDYIAELFDAIARFNTILIDFDRDIWGYISLGYFKQRTIAGEIGSSTMPHKVNPIDFENSEGNLGIANALFQHLASKLPISRWQRDLTDSTVLRNLGVGFAHSVIAYEASLKGISKLELNQQKIAADLDACWEVLAEPIQTVMRRYNIENPYEKLKELTRGKGISPEALQTFIDGLDMPAAAKAELKLLTPANYIGNAVAQAKRI
- the hflD gene encoding high frequency lysogenization protein HflD encodes the protein MSPTQEQLTALGGVFLAAVLVDKIAKSGQTNEAGLTCMLGSLLIRDPKDTLEVYGGDDINLREGYRALIGALERDPSTLQREPLRYALSMLGLERQLAKREDMLEVIGKRLPQIQSQVEHFGPAHENVIAACGALYQDTLSTLRQRIQVHGDMRNLQQPSNASKIRALLLAGIRSARLWRQLGGHRWQLVISRRKLLKELYPLMRSS